A segment of the Butyrivibrio fibrisolvens genome:
GGGAGCTGTTATCCTGGATGGTAAGACCGATTATTCTTATAAGACATTGTACAAGGTCGCAGATGATCTTTTATATACATCAAAAAGAAATGGAAAAAATATAATGACTGCACAGTGATGTGCAGTCATTTTTATATTGCTTTAAGTTTATCCAAGTGCTACATCAAGAGTCATCATAAGTGTAAATCCAAACGCAAACATAATCGTGCTTACGTTAGTGTGTTTACCTGATGCCATCTCAGGAATGAGCTCTTCGATTACAACATACATCATAGCTCCTGCTGCAAAGCACAGAAGATATGGAAGTACGGGAACAACGAGGCTTGCAAGAAGTATAGTGATGATTGTTCCAATTGGCTCTACAAGTCCTGAAAGAACGCCGCTTACAAAGGCTTTCATTCGTGACTCGCCATTACTTCTAAGAGGCATTGATATTATCGCGCCTTCCGGGAAGTTCTGGATAGCGATACCAAGCGCAAGTGCAAGAGCTCCTGCAGCAGTGATACCGTTAGTTCCTGACATCCATCCTGCATATACAACACCTACAGCCATTCCTTCAGGTATGTTGTGGAGTGTAACAGCAAGTACCATCATTGTAGTCTTCTTAAAATTAGATTTAAGACCTTCAGGCTCATCACTGTTCATGTGAAGATGAGGGATGATCTCATCAAGCAACAATAGAAACAGTATACCAGCCCAGAATCCTATAACAGCGGGAATGAATGAAAGCTTACCCATCCCCTCAGACTGTTCCATAGCAGGAATTATAAGACTCCATATGGATGCAGCCACCATG
Coding sequences within it:
- a CDS encoding ZIP family metal transporter — its product is MNNQLLIGVLVPFLGTALGSANVFFMKKELSEKLSHALEGFAAGVMVAASIWSLIIPAMEQSEGMGKLSFIPAVIGFWAGILFLLLLDEIIPHLHMNSDEPEGLKSNFKKTTMMVLAVTLHNIPEGMAVGVVYAGWMSGTNGITAAGALALALGIAIQNFPEGAIISMPLRSNGESRMKAFVSGVLSGLVEPIGTIITILLASLVVPVLPYLLCFAAGAMMYVVIEELIPEMASGKHTNVSTIMFAFGFTLMMTLDVALG